The nucleotide sequence TTTTccaggaggggggtttttttaaaagaaaagggggggggttttttaaaaaggtaaaaaataattaatttttgggggggggggggtttagggtgggggtgaggattgTCCAAAAGGAACAGTTTTAGAAGGTGTTTAGGGGGGGGGTTAACCAAGAGGCTTTggggaataaagaaaggggggggggggggggggggttcctaaaaagggggggtttagggtttttaagggaaattaTAGGGGAAGCtaagggggtgggtttggggagtttgggaaagggggggaaaagggttttgggaaaaaatttgggaaagggttgGCCGTACTTGAAGAGGTAGTTGATCATAGAGGGGAGCTGGATAAGTTGCGAGGTCTGTGGAAGAGCTGGGGTGATTGGAGAGTAGTTGTTtctcactggtgctggagctagaAGAGTGATAACCAGAGGAATCAGTTGGAAAATGGTCGATTGGAAGGAGGGGTGGTTAATCCACAGAGGAGCtagaagaaatggtgggctcCAAAGGGAGCTGGATGGAGGGGGTACCTTGAAGAAGGTTAGTGTTATTTGAAAAGGTTTCTGAGCCCGTGGAAGAACTTGAGTTCAGTAAGGAGCTGGTTTTCCCCATGTGTGGTAGTTGAGGTGAGGTTAATTGGAGAGTGGTGGAATCCAAGAGATGTTGGAAAAGTTGAAAGAAAGGGGGTTGTGTTCCTACTGAGAGGTACTTGATTCCATAGAGGAGGTGGTATAAGCGGGAAGTCTGTGGAAGAAAGGGAGTAGATTGAAGGAAAGTGGTTGTTATCATCACTGGGCTGGGCTAGGGGGAAGTGGTTGGGAATCCAAAAAGAGGTGGTTTTttcctcactggtgctggagctagtTTGGGGTagttgaatccacagaggaattTAGTGTGGGGAATGGTTGTGGGGACGTAGGGGCGTGGTTGAATCCATAGAGGGCTTGGGGAAGGTAGAACTGTGGGGGCTCCAAAGTGAGCTGGAGAAGAGTAGCCTTTAAGAGGTTGGTCCGTACTTAAGAGGTGGTCGATTCCATAAGGAGGAGGTTTTTAAGTTGGAGAGTCGGGGGAAGAGCTGGGAGATTGAAGAAAGGGGTGGTTCCCCACGGTGGCCCGGAGCTAGCTGGAGTCTTGAATCCACAGAGGGAAACAAGTGGGGGAAGTGGTCGATTGGAAGGAGGACAGGTTGAATCCATAGAGGACTTGGGATAGTAAAGAAATGGAGGACTCCAAAGGGAGCTGGATGAGGAGTAGGGCCGAAGAAGAGCTGGTAGGGAAATTAAAGAGGTTTCTATGGAAGAGTGTGAGtaagtagaggagggaggggtccTCGTAGTGGTAGGGTTTAGGTGAGGTAATTGGAGAAGTGGTCGAATCCAAGGGGTGATGTGGAAGACTTGAAAAGGAAGTGGTTGTGTCGTCCTTGAAGAAAGGGAGTTGATTCCATAGAGGGGAGCTGGAGGTCATGGAGAGTCTGGGGGAAAGCAAAAGACTGAAATGTAGTTGGGTTTTCCccactggtgctggagctaggtGAGGTAGTGAATCCACAAGAGGAATCAGTTGAGAGGTGGCGACTGGAAGGTTGAATCCATGGAGGAGCTTGGAAAGTAGAAAAAATGGGGTGGGCTCCAAGAGGACTGGTGTAAGTTGAAGAGGTTTCTGTTGGAGGAGCTTTAGTTAGTAGAGGAGGGGGAATCGTCAGTGGTGTAGTTGAGGGGAGGTAATTTTGGGGAGTGGTGGGGAAACCAAAGGGTGTTGTGGAAAGGTAATTGGAAGGGTCCGTGGAAAACTGGAGTAGATTGAAGACATGGTGGGTTTCCTCAATGGTGGGAGCTAAGCGAAGTATTGGGAATCCAAAGAGGATTTTAGTGGAGAAGTGGTCGATTGGAAAGGGGGAGTGGTTGAATCCCCTAGGGAGCTTGGAAAGTAGGAAGAAATGGTGggctttcccaaaagggggagcTGGATGAGGGTAGCCTGGGAAGAGTGGTGTCGTTGAAGAGGTTTCTTGGAAGAGCTCGAGTTAAGTTAGACGAGGTGGAGTTTCCTCAGGTGTGGTAGTTGAAAGGGGATGTCCCTCGGAGAAGTGGTTCGACTCCAAGGAGGATGTGAACAACTTGAAGAAGGGTTGTCCCAAAATTGACGAGGTGGTTGATTTCCATAGAGGAGTGGTAAAAATGGGAGTTGTTGGAAGAGGGTGAAGTAGATTGAAGACGTGGTTGGTTTCCTCATGGGTGCTGGGGGCGGTGGAGGTGTTAATCCACAGgaggaatcagttggagaagtggtcgattGGAAGGGGGACGTGGTTGAATCCATAGAGGAGCTTGGGAAGtagaagaaatggtgggctcCAAGAGGAGCTGGACGAGGAGTAGCCTGAAAGAAGAGCTGGTGTAAGTTGAAGAGGTTTCTAAGCCCACGGAAGAGCTTGAGTAAGTAGAGGAGCTGGAGTCCTCAgtggtggtagttgaggtgatgtCAGTTGGAGAAGTGGTGGAATCCAAGGATGATGTGGAAAAGCTTGAAGAAGGGGTTGTGTCCGTACTTGAAGAGGTAGTTGATTTCCATAGAGGAGCTGGAGTAagttggagagtctgtggaagagcTGGAGTAGATTGGAGATGTAGTTGTTTCatcactggtgctggagctaggtGAAGTGGTTGAATCCACAGAGGAGATCAGTTGGAGGAAGTGGtcgattggaaggag is from Penaeus monodon isolate SGIC_2016 unplaced genomic scaffold, NSTDA_Pmon_1 PmonScaffold_1275, whole genome shotgun sequence and encodes:
- the LOC119569132 gene encoding endochitinase A-like, which codes for MKQLHLQSTPALPQTLQLTPAPLWKSTTSSSTDTTPSSSFSTSSLDSTTSPTDITSTTTTEDSSSSTYSSSSATPRPAPLGAHHFFYFPSSSMDSTTSPFQSTTSPTDSSCGLTPPPPPAPMRKPTTSSIYFTLFQQLPFLPLLYGNQPPRQFWDNPSSSYPHPAPPFGKAHHFFLLSKLPRGFNHSPFPIDHFSTKILFGFPILRLAPTIEETHHVFNLLQFSTDPSNYLSTTPFGFPTTPQNYLPSTTPLTIPPPLLTKAPPTETSSTYTSPLGAHPIFSTFQAPPWIQPSSRHLSTDSSCGFTTSPSSSTSGENPTTFQSFAFPQTLHDLQLPSMESTPFLQGRHNHFLFKSSTSPLGFDHFSNYLT